A single genomic interval of Novosphingobium ginsenosidimutans harbors:
- a CDS encoding methyltransferase domain-containing protein, whose product MNLFDLARRQDANLLLDGEVVVSKQSYADGVWRGLAVPRGAAFRILDIRRFVTFRHFPEQIGWRLEVPTGGTARLRLLSRDEHMVVGEVIYTEGVHAVKMPWPLAPCGAVDLEVAFFSTRPQPLFVGDHRLLSRQWLYDHCTGRGVEIGPGPVPQILPQTERDVSYLEQMPAEDWNRLYNGGGKYPVRPELWSSYIVGEASNLPVPDGSLDFIFGSHVFEHLANPIGHLQRWYAKLKPGGKVAMVVPDLHGTKDSVHHRCSLDSMIDEFRRDIWLPEPEHYSRHLRRSVDDPRLIALMERGESIHVHYYDNINCQQLLDFAVREQGYVDYVINHTPNHKDFHFLLVR is encoded by the coding sequence TTGAACCTGTTCGATCTCGCACGACGCCAAGACGCAAACCTTTTGCTTGATGGCGAGGTGGTCGTTTCCAAACAATCATATGCCGACGGTGTCTGGCGCGGCTTGGCTGTTCCGCGGGGCGCAGCTTTCCGGATTCTCGATATCCGGCGTTTTGTTACTTTTCGGCACTTCCCTGAACAGATTGGATGGCGGCTCGAAGTTCCCACCGGCGGGACGGCTCGCCTGCGCCTATTGTCGCGCGACGAACATATGGTTGTTGGCGAGGTAATCTACACTGAAGGCGTTCACGCGGTGAAAATGCCCTGGCCACTCGCACCATGCGGCGCAGTCGATCTTGAAGTTGCGTTCTTCAGCACGAGGCCACAGCCCTTGTTTGTCGGGGACCACCGACTTTTGTCACGGCAATGGCTTTACGATCACTGCACCGGCCGCGGGGTGGAGATCGGACCCGGCCCGGTTCCTCAAATCCTACCCCAAACTGAACGCGATGTTTCCTATCTGGAACAGATGCCGGCCGAGGACTGGAACCGGCTCTATAACGGCGGAGGGAAGTACCCGGTTCGCCCCGAACTCTGGTCGAGTTACATCGTTGGTGAAGCCTCGAACCTGCCGGTGCCGGACGGTTCACTTGACTTTATCTTTGGCAGCCATGTCTTCGAACATTTGGCTAACCCCATCGGCCATTTGCAGCGCTGGTATGCCAAGCTGAAGCCAGGTGGCAAAGTCGCCATGGTGGTGCCGGACTTGCATGGGACAAAAGATTCCGTTCATCATCGCTGCTCGCTCGACAGTATGATTGACGAGTTTCGGCGCGACATCTGGTTGCCAGAGCCCGAACACTATTCGCGCCACCTCCGGCGCAGCGTCGATGACCCGCGCTTGATCGCCTTGATGGAGCGCGGTGAATCGATCCATGTCCACTACTACGATAATATCAATTGCCAGCAGTTGCTTGATTTCGCTGTCCGTGAGCAGGGCTATGTTGACTACGTGATCAACCATACGCCCAATCATAAGGACTTCCATTTCCTGCTGGTTCGCTAA
- a CDS encoding GSCFA domain-containing protein: protein MPIDSFSVDETQANLRKPGAIYPDGRKTRDRLGKYTVVGSQPSFTFSRDDLIFTIGSCFARNIERKLASLGFQLPTMTLEVPAEERVSETPNEILNKYTTAAIVNEFRWILGIDAFPEEGLIAVSENQVCDPHLHPGLPPVSRARALERRSEIHALGAVLPKCRVIIVTLGLVETWFDGRTGLYLNGMPHRSALKADPERYSLRRQSYEDIVADLEAMHDILSSHGNPEFKMIVSVSPVPFKATYSGQDAIAANTYSKSVLRAAAERFCTAHDNVDYFPSYEMVTLSERSAAYADDNIHVREEMVSRIMELAASRYVPGYQAIEADTAKWVNKDKPLLLYQDALAARAQGNYEQAVELMKYLDDTGLVAKAKVEPGEFYLRYGTTLARAGYAGLAEPYLARAVSLLPGQALPQYKLGLITARLRRREALFHFQRAVELAPDSVEFLHRLAIQYEREKQPDLAVRTFEKVLEMDPNHDGAHTGLARLKVRAAPVALVPAPPRA, encoded by the coding sequence ATGCCGATCGATAGCTTTTCCGTTGATGAAACCCAGGCCAACCTGCGGAAACCGGGCGCCATTTACCCAGATGGGCGGAAAACGCGGGATCGCTTGGGCAAGTATACGGTTGTCGGTTCCCAACCAAGTTTTACTTTTTCGCGGGATGATTTGATCTTCACAATCGGCTCGTGCTTTGCGCGGAATATAGAAAGGAAGCTTGCCAGCCTGGGATTCCAGCTTCCCACCATGACGCTCGAGGTTCCGGCAGAGGAACGCGTCAGTGAAACGCCCAATGAAATTCTCAACAAATACACCACGGCTGCCATCGTAAACGAATTCCGTTGGATCCTGGGGATCGACGCGTTTCCGGAAGAAGGCCTAATTGCCGTCAGCGAGAACCAGGTGTGCGATCCGCATCTCCACCCCGGCCTGCCTCCAGTCAGCCGCGCCCGCGCGCTCGAACGTCGCTCGGAGATTCATGCGCTTGGGGCCGTGCTGCCCAAATGCCGGGTCATCATCGTGACGCTTGGCCTCGTTGAAACCTGGTTCGATGGCCGGACAGGCCTCTACCTCAACGGCATGCCGCACCGCTCAGCGTTGAAGGCTGATCCGGAGCGATACAGCCTGCGTCGCCAATCCTATGAAGACATCGTGGCCGATTTGGAGGCGATGCATGACATCCTCAGCTCACATGGCAATCCTGAGTTCAAGATGATCGTGTCCGTGTCGCCTGTGCCTTTTAAGGCGACGTATTCGGGCCAGGATGCCATCGCCGCGAACACCTACAGCAAATCGGTGTTGCGCGCCGCCGCGGAGCGATTCTGTACCGCGCACGACAATGTCGACTACTTCCCCAGTTACGAGATGGTCACTTTGAGTGAGCGCAGCGCTGCCTATGCCGACGACAACATCCACGTTCGGGAGGAAATGGTCAGCCGCATCATGGAATTGGCCGCGTCGCGCTATGTCCCCGGCTACCAGGCTATCGAAGCCGATACGGCGAAATGGGTCAATAAAGACAAGCCTCTTCTATTGTACCAGGATGCGCTGGCTGCCAGGGCTCAGGGCAATTATGAGCAAGCTGTCGAGCTGATGAAGTACCTCGACGATACCGGATTAGTCGCCAAGGCCAAGGTGGAGCCTGGCGAGTTCTATCTTAGATATGGCACCACACTGGCACGGGCCGGTTACGCCGGCCTCGCCGAGCCCTACCTCGCCCGTGCGGTTTCGCTGCTTCCCGGCCAAGCGCTTCCGCAGTACAAGCTGGGCCTGATCACAGCGCGCCTTAGGCGCCGCGAAGCACTGTTCCATTTTCAACGCGCGGTCGAACTGGCGCCGGATTCGGTCGAATTCCTGCACCGTCTGGCCATACAGTACGAACGGGAAAAGCAGCCCGATCTGGCTGTCCGCACATTTGAAAAGGTTTTGGAGATGGATCCGAACCACGATGGAGCACACACCGGGCTCGCCCGACTCAAGGTCAGGGCGGCGCCGGTGGCGCTAGTACCGGCGCCACCCAGAGCCTAA
- a CDS encoding glycosyltransferase family protein, producing the protein MSQPQALLVFLFDLIQDINVLRPIVRVLAQETPYKILLLRSNKLPRRDRTGVWQAELAELASLSMAELGAFDSPRAVYERLQGGRGLVFSASETDLPAHETNHEAFKAVPNTYVRVTVQHGHECVGFRQNVEQTIAHGESVRFAADVLCGWGPLESMTHLVSSERTKFVELGPPMVLDRLYNRRRAGEGQKVGLVCENLHSVRMRTTGDFQTAYIDTIRKFAASQAEAGRRVALRPHPGGQFVLKNNVELPGNLDLANAAMYKTDLARFAYGISAPSSVLIDMVMADIPTAVWQDADGQIDTSGYAGLAKVSSVEDWIAFAEDAVADPAPFRARQQEFLERSHLSVAPEVVRDRLLSLVQGLLSERVKARPRRVLLIANGVIPTLKISFIKPLEPMVDAGLVELTVLTEADIKTALGKANPVTTETSIARALVDPSMPDLAVFCRYSGPLAAGLMAELKASNVPVMLHIDDDLLHVPPEIGPKHVEHNRPERTGAVRTLLQGADLVYASTEKLQQRLAALGFSERVSAGAVYCSGEVAVPAERSDVTVIGFMGNDKAPELEDLVPALVEILDANPQVRFELFGSMAMPSELQSFGNRVHAIPRVSDYDAFVETFRQLRWQIGLAPLRPTPFNVVKADTKWVDYTSIGTAVIASAGTAYDRCCADGCGLLVEDTAGWRVALQSLIDDPDRRVTIVKAAQRKLAQDYSPWALTRQVLEKFDLATRMAAPSRA; encoded by the coding sequence ATGAGCCAGCCGCAGGCGCTATTGGTCTTCCTGTTCGACCTGATCCAAGACATCAATGTGCTGCGACCGATTGTTCGGGTGCTGGCACAGGAGACGCCCTACAAAATCTTGCTACTCCGCTCAAACAAGCTGCCTCGACGCGACCGGACTGGCGTATGGCAAGCTGAACTGGCGGAACTCGCGAGCCTGTCAATGGCGGAACTTGGCGCATTCGACTCTCCGCGAGCAGTCTATGAGCGGCTGCAGGGTGGCCGCGGGCTGGTGTTCAGCGCCAGCGAAACTGACTTGCCTGCTCATGAAACCAACCATGAAGCATTTAAGGCGGTTCCCAATACGTACGTGCGAGTTACGGTTCAGCATGGCCATGAGTGCGTAGGTTTTCGCCAGAACGTCGAACAGACCATCGCCCACGGTGAAAGCGTGCGGTTTGCGGCGGACGTTCTCTGCGGGTGGGGTCCGTTGGAGAGCATGACGCATTTGGTTAGTTCGGAGCGCACCAAGTTTGTAGAGCTGGGACCACCCATGGTGCTTGATCGACTGTACAACCGCCGCCGGGCTGGAGAAGGACAAAAAGTTGGGCTGGTCTGCGAGAACCTGCACTCGGTGCGAATGCGAACGACGGGCGATTTTCAAACCGCCTATATCGACACGATCCGCAAGTTTGCCGCCAGCCAAGCCGAGGCGGGACGTAGGGTGGCCCTTCGTCCCCACCCTGGTGGGCAATTCGTCCTTAAGAACAATGTAGAATTGCCGGGCAATTTGGATCTCGCCAACGCCGCCATGTACAAGACTGATTTGGCGCGATTTGCCTATGGCATTTCCGCCCCATCTTCAGTGCTGATCGACATGGTCATGGCCGACATCCCAACGGCCGTCTGGCAGGACGCTGACGGACAGATCGATACGTCGGGTTATGCCGGTCTGGCCAAGGTTTCGTCAGTCGAGGACTGGATCGCCTTTGCTGAAGACGCGGTAGCCGACCCGGCACCGTTTCGAGCGCGACAGCAGGAATTCCTTGAGCGCAGCCACTTGTCCGTTGCGCCTGAAGTTGTCCGCGATCGCCTGCTTTCGCTGGTTCAAGGCCTGCTTAGCGAGCGGGTGAAGGCGCGGCCGCGGCGCGTTCTACTGATTGCCAACGGGGTTATCCCCACGTTGAAGATCAGCTTCATCAAACCACTTGAGCCGATGGTCGATGCTGGGTTGGTTGAGCTGACGGTATTGACGGAAGCCGACATCAAGACTGCTTTAGGCAAGGCCAATCCGGTTACAACTGAGACCTCTATTGCCCGTGCCCTTGTCGATCCAAGCATGCCCGACCTGGCTGTATTCTGCCGCTACAGTGGTCCGTTGGCGGCCGGTCTCATGGCGGAGCTAAAAGCCTCGAACGTGCCGGTGATGCTCCACATCGACGACGACCTGCTACATGTCCCGCCAGAAATTGGCCCCAAACATGTCGAGCACAACCGACCCGAGCGGACAGGCGCAGTCCGCACACTGCTGCAGGGCGCCGATCTCGTCTACGCTTCAACGGAGAAGTTGCAGCAGCGTCTGGCGGCATTGGGCTTCTCTGAGCGGGTCAGCGCCGGTGCTGTCTATTGCAGCGGCGAAGTGGCCGTCCCGGCAGAACGGTCGGACGTGACAGTGATCGGCTTCATGGGCAATGACAAGGCACCAGAGCTTGAAGACCTCGTTCCCGCTTTGGTCGAAATTCTGGATGCCAATCCGCAGGTGCGATTCGAGCTCTTTGGCTCAATGGCCATGCCGAGTGAACTTCAGAGTTTCGGCAATCGCGTTCATGCGATTCCCCGGGTCAGTGACTATGACGCCTTCGTCGAAACGTTCCGGCAGTTGCGCTGGCAGATTGGCTTGGCCCCTCTTCGCCCGACGCCTTTCAACGTCGTAAAGGCCGATACCAAGTGGGTCGACTACACTTCGATCGGGACGGCCGTGATTGCCAGTGCAGGCACGGCTTATGACCGGTGCTGCGCTGATGGCTGCGGCCTCCTTGTCGAGGATACGGCGGGCTGGCGCGTTGCGCTGCAATCGCTGATCGATGATCCGGACCGCCGCGTCACGATCGTCAAAGCCGCACAACGAAAGCTTGCACAAGACTATTCCCCTTGGGCTCTCACCCGCCAAGTGCTGGAGAAATTTGACCTCGCAACGCGTATGGCGGCGCCCTCGCGCGCCTAA
- the kdsA gene encoding 3-deoxy-8-phosphooctulonate synthase: protein MYSKVEVAGGVSFANDMPFVLIGGMNVIEDRDIVMEVAGHFVTVTRELGVPYVFKASFDKANRSSISSFRGPGLEAGLSVLAEVKARFGVPVLTDVHEPHQAEPAAEVADIIQLPAFLARQTDLVVAMARTGAAINVKKPQFLAPQEMPHIIRKCREAGNDRVILCERGSSFGYNNLVVDMLGMDMMKEYAPVVFDATHALQRPGGRSDSADGRRAQATALARSGMALGIAGLFLEAHPDPEMALCDGPCALPLDQLRGYLEQMLAVDRLVKSMPTIVSG, encoded by the coding sequence TTGTATTCAAAAGTTGAAGTTGCCGGCGGAGTCTCATTTGCCAACGATATGCCATTTGTCCTGATAGGCGGCATGAACGTGATCGAGGATCGCGACATCGTGATGGAAGTTGCAGGGCATTTCGTTACGGTGACCCGCGAACTTGGCGTTCCGTACGTATTTAAGGCCTCGTTTGACAAAGCGAACCGCTCCTCGATTTCTTCCTTCCGCGGACCGGGACTGGAAGCGGGCCTGAGTGTTCTTGCAGAGGTCAAGGCGCGGTTCGGGGTGCCGGTGCTGACTGATGTGCACGAACCACACCAAGCCGAGCCTGCTGCCGAAGTGGCGGATATCATCCAGCTGCCGGCCTTCCTCGCCCGCCAGACCGATCTGGTCGTGGCAATGGCCCGCACGGGTGCAGCGATCAATGTCAAGAAGCCGCAATTTCTCGCCCCCCAGGAAATGCCGCACATCATTCGCAAATGCCGCGAAGCGGGTAATGACCGGGTGATCCTGTGCGAGCGTGGGTCGAGCTTCGGGTACAATAATCTGGTCGTCGACATGCTGGGCATGGACATGATGAAGGAGTACGCCCCGGTGGTGTTCGATGCCACCCATGCGCTCCAGCGGCCGGGCGGCCGCAGTGACAGCGCTGACGGTCGCCGCGCTCAGGCAACTGCGCTTGCCCGTTCGGGCATGGCGCTGGGCATCGCCGGGCTGTTCCTTGAAGCCCATCCCGATCCAGAAATGGCATTGTGCGATGGCCCTTGTGCACTGCCACTCGATCAACTCCGCGGCTATTTAGAGCAAATGCTCGCAGTTGATCGGCTCGTGAAGTCGATGCCGACTATCGTCAGTGGTTAA
- a CDS encoding FkbM family methyltransferase: MIKWLSKLGLRPLRPPVAAELPAVQTQASAEMRVQTKWFDQAYAEVEHLGEIMRFATTGKSSVKRVRSLFDKEPITLAWIDSFASGEVLYDVGANVGMYTIYAAIMRQIKVHAFEPEALNYAELNKNIYLNGLHGQVLAYCLALSDVDKVDRLLLSDFGLGISYHDFEENSWTEDKTFAPDWTVARDDRKPQGCIGRRFDSLTQDGLPFPDHIKIDVDGLEYRVIAGMASTLRDPRLKSLLIEINFDNPKNLAVIDALTEMGWRFSWDQLRINRKVKFTVEQIKDYQARGVGGLNYIFYRDARYDAYFKALFERYVPGIALDTRDLLPLPDA, translated from the coding sequence ATGATCAAGTGGCTCAGTAAGCTCGGACTGCGGCCGTTACGGCCACCGGTCGCGGCAGAGCTGCCAGCTGTCCAGACCCAGGCGTCTGCGGAAATGCGAGTTCAGACCAAATGGTTTGACCAGGCATATGCGGAAGTGGAGCACCTTGGTGAGATCATGCGATTTGCGACGACCGGCAAGTCGAGCGTAAAGCGAGTTCGTAGCCTCTTCGACAAGGAGCCGATAACGCTTGCTTGGATCGACAGTTTCGCAAGCGGAGAGGTACTCTACGACGTCGGTGCGAATGTCGGGATGTATACGATCTACGCGGCGATTATGCGCCAGATTAAGGTCCACGCATTCGAACCCGAGGCGCTTAATTACGCCGAGCTTAACAAGAACATCTACCTAAATGGGCTGCACGGTCAGGTTTTGGCGTATTGCCTTGCCCTCTCGGATGTGGACAAGGTCGACCGGCTGCTGCTCAGCGATTTTGGGCTCGGCATTTCCTACCATGACTTTGAGGAAAATAGCTGGACCGAGGACAAGACCTTTGCTCCGGACTGGACCGTTGCCCGCGACGACCGCAAGCCGCAGGGGTGCATCGGTCGCCGGTTCGACAGCCTGACCCAGGATGGTTTGCCGTTTCCGGACCATATCAAGATCGACGTCGATGGCCTTGAGTACAGGGTCATTGCTGGGATGGCGTCCACGCTGCGCGACCCGCGGCTGAAATCGCTGTTGATCGAGATTAACTTCGATAATCCAAAGAATCTTGCCGTCATCGATGCGCTAACCGAAATGGGCTGGCGTTTCTCGTGGGACCAGTTGCGGATCAACCGGAAGGTCAAGTTCACGGTAGAGCAGATCAAGGACTATCAGGCGCGCGGCGTAGGTGGCCTTAACTACATATTCTACCGCGATGCACGATACGATGCTTACTTTAAGGCGCTGTTCGAGCGTTATGTTCCCGGTATTGCGCTGGACACCCGCGATCTTTTGCCGCTCCCAGATGCTTGA
- a CDS encoding FkbM family methyltransferase, whose amino-acid sequence MPNRALPNPTEWQDNPYQPEWAERDFLYSPDGHREYPQHACKITYELSKPYIRNFRNALDIGCRVGEFTRYLHLDFAHVYAFDPNLWPDFRKNVDLGRVTHYNCAIGAEPGETMMFGGTHAMQEGATGRIVPVHTIDSFGFEDIDYIKIDVEGFEKKVLQGAAATIERCNPVIVIEQNHVVLKDDVQYSAKEYLEALGYISVAVDRRGWDFVMVRD is encoded by the coding sequence ATGCCAAACCGTGCTTTGCCCAACCCAACGGAATGGCAAGACAATCCTTACCAACCGGAGTGGGCAGAGCGAGACTTCCTCTATTCGCCTGACGGACACCGCGAGTATCCTCAGCACGCGTGCAAAATAACCTACGAACTAAGCAAGCCGTATATCCGGAATTTTCGCAATGCGCTCGATATTGGCTGCCGCGTCGGAGAGTTCACCCGCTACCTCCATCTGGATTTTGCGCATGTATACGCATTCGACCCCAATCTCTGGCCGGATTTCCGAAAGAACGTCGATCTAGGCCGTGTCACGCATTACAATTGTGCCATCGGGGCTGAGCCAGGTGAGACCATGATGTTTGGCGGAACCCACGCAATGCAGGAGGGGGCAACCGGGAGAATCGTACCCGTGCATACGATCGATTCTTTTGGTTTTGAGGACATCGACTACATCAAGATTGATGTGGAAGGGTTCGAGAAAAAGGTGCTTCAAGGCGCGGCCGCGACAATTGAGCGCTGTAACCCGGTCATCGTCATTGAGCAGAACCATGTGGTTCTGAAGGATGACGTCCAGTATTCCGCTAAGGAGTACCTGGAAGCTCTTGGTTATATATCGGTTGCGGTTGATCGGCGGGGCTGGGACTTCGTAATGGTCCGAGACTAA
- a CDS encoding NAD-dependent epimerase/dehydratase family protein: MSQLVLVTGGAGFIGTHLVHKLLEAGLRVRILDNLSPQIHGTEAHLHYEPPVGVDFVLGDVTSRDDVMRAIDEVSTIVHLAAETGTGQSMYEIDRYYRVNVQATALIFDVLANRADRQVSNFVLASSRSVYGEGAYNCSACAARRFPPPRQQQQLARHDWEPRCSECEGALEPVPTREDDKLQPASIYAATKLAQEDLVRVAASAQGLAHSVLRFQNVYGEGQSLANPYTGILSIFSTRIRLGLSLPIFEDGSETRDFVHVDDVAEAVLASVLTPAAAGVTANVGSGRATSIFEVATLLANIMDAREMPHVSGAYRVGDIRHNFADLGQLQASFGVTPQVSLEHGLRRFVDWVGTQPIPEDQLDKANEELRKRNLAG, encoded by the coding sequence ATGTCGCAATTGGTACTAGTCACCGGCGGAGCCGGCTTTATCGGCACCCACCTGGTGCATAAGCTCCTTGAAGCGGGGTTGCGGGTTCGAATACTCGACAACCTGTCGCCGCAAATACACGGGACTGAGGCGCATTTGCATTATGAACCGCCTGTTGGCGTCGATTTCGTGCTGGGCGATGTCACCTCTCGTGACGATGTGATGCGCGCAATCGACGAGGTGAGCACCATCGTGCATCTCGCTGCCGAAACGGGCACAGGCCAATCGATGTACGAGATTGACCGATACTATCGGGTCAATGTCCAGGCGACCGCCTTGATATTCGATGTGCTTGCCAACCGAGCTGACCGACAAGTGTCGAACTTCGTGTTGGCATCGAGCCGCTCGGTCTATGGCGAAGGCGCGTACAATTGTTCGGCCTGTGCCGCACGCCGCTTCCCCCCCCCCCGTCAGCAGCAGCAACTGGCCCGGCACGATTGGGAACCTCGTTGCAGCGAATGTGAAGGCGCGCTTGAGCCTGTGCCGACCCGTGAGGACGACAAGCTGCAACCGGCGTCCATCTACGCCGCAACGAAACTGGCCCAAGAGGACTTAGTCCGGGTTGCAGCATCCGCGCAGGGGCTGGCCCACTCCGTGCTTCGCTTCCAGAACGTCTACGGTGAAGGCCAGTCGCTTGCCAACCCGTACACCGGCATTCTCTCGATCTTCTCCACGCGCATCAGGCTTGGCCTGTCGTTGCCGATTTTCGAGGATGGCTCTGAAACTCGGGACTTTGTGCATGTCGATGACGTCGCCGAAGCCGTGCTCGCCAGTGTTCTGACCCCCGCCGCTGCCGGTGTAACCGCCAATGTTGGGTCGGGCCGCGCGACTTCAATCTTCGAAGTAGCGACCTTGCTCGCCAATATCATGGATGCGCGTGAGATGCCGCACGTGAGCGGAGCCTATCGGGTCGGCGACATACGACACAATTTTGCCGATCTGGGCCAGTTGCAGGCCAGTTTCGGGGTAACGCCGCAAGTCTCGCTTGAGCACGGATTGCGACGATTTGTTGACTGGGTAGGGACCCAGCCAATCCCCGAAGACCAGTTAGATAAAGCCAACGAAGAACTTCGCAAAAGGAACCTCGCAGGATGA
- a CDS encoding GSCFA domain-containing protein produces the protein MKEHPYKQAPAHSFWRRSLADIEPSQVDPVVNFPIRIDPNTRVATAGSCFAQHIARYLRNSGFNYYVTEPGHPILPELVRTKNNYGLFSARYGNIYTARQLIQLVERAYGRFVPVESVWQEADDVFLDPFRPSAQPGGFISQLELELDRTQHLAAVREMLETLDVFVFTLGLTECWMSRQDGAVFPICPGVEGGVFDPDRHVFYNQTLDDVIADMTSFLMMLARINPRAQVILTVSPVPLAATARHDQHVLAATTYSKSVLRVAAETLATRFAHVAYFPSYEIITGAFNRGGYFAPDLRNVVESGVSHVMGLFMKHATGPRMEAGTKNENPSDSSFPAGQGDAYLDLARHVVEVECDEAALDRP, from the coding sequence GTGAAGGAGCACCCATACAAACAAGCTCCGGCGCACAGTTTCTGGCGCCGCTCGCTCGCCGACATAGAGCCTAGCCAAGTTGACCCCGTCGTCAATTTTCCCATCCGCATCGATCCGAACACGCGGGTGGCCACGGCCGGCAGCTGCTTTGCGCAGCATATCGCGCGATACCTGCGCAACAGCGGCTTCAATTACTATGTTACCGAACCCGGCCATCCGATCCTTCCGGAATTGGTGCGGACGAAGAATAACTATGGCTTGTTTTCAGCGCGGTACGGCAACATCTATACCGCTCGCCAGCTGATCCAGCTGGTTGAACGAGCTTATGGTCGGTTCGTTCCAGTCGAATCCGTCTGGCAAGAAGCCGACGACGTCTTCCTGGATCCATTTCGGCCGTCGGCTCAGCCCGGAGGTTTCATCTCGCAGCTGGAACTCGAACTTGACCGCACCCAACACCTGGCGGCGGTGCGCGAGATGCTAGAGACGCTCGACGTCTTCGTCTTTACGCTCGGGCTTACCGAATGTTGGATGTCGCGACAGGACGGGGCGGTCTTTCCGATCTGCCCCGGTGTCGAAGGCGGAGTGTTCGATCCTGATCGCCATGTATTCTACAATCAGACGCTGGACGATGTCATTGCGGACATGACCAGCTTCCTGATGATGCTCGCGCGGATCAATCCACGCGCCCAGGTCATCCTGACCGTATCGCCCGTGCCGCTTGCGGCCACGGCGCGGCATGACCAGCACGTTCTCGCCGCCACTACCTATTCAAAGTCCGTGCTGCGCGTCGCGGCAGAAACATTGGCGACGCGATTTGCTCATGTCGCCTACTTCCCTTCCTACGAGATCATCACCGGCGCATTCAACCGCGGCGGATATTTTGCTCCCGATCTGCGCAACGTGGTCGAGAGCGGAGTTTCCCATGTCATGGGACTTTTCATGAAGCACGCGACCGGGCCGCGAATGGAAGCTGGCACGAAGAACGAGAACCCCAGCGACAGCAGTTTCCCTGCTGGCCAAGGCGATGCCTATCTCGATCTGGCGCGGCACGTAGTTGAGGTCGAATGCGACGAAGCTGCACTCGACCGGCCATGA